In Iodobacter fluviatilis, one DNA window encodes the following:
- a CDS encoding PoNi-like cognate immunity protein: MIRSLRGDVAYWNEWVEYAEERFEEVKSELKLPAGDPLYEPQFVFNFSKSYWHQMLRRYSRGDEISELSQYFSPLLDAWEESERLGKDIWTEEQQYTRHVWAVNLDHYIVCFWLVGLALALSIPEEQWQRLLALIGNEGQDELLDRVIASRQSGRKIGSRLCHPKPYQRLLDAVNAPVDEQAKRLFVFVDKWYKELNRPAKKGLSADAAMYERPYWYTYGDRNFEGGAYFGRWCVEAVAVVKALGLDDSQCLGHEHYPGDLLRPDGPSTHPMAEISIALPEAIDEPKRGFFSKLFRRK; this comes from the coding sequence GTGATTCGCTCATTACGTGGAGATGTTGCCTACTGGAATGAGTGGGTGGAGTACGCAGAAGAGCGATTTGAGGAAGTTAAATCTGAGCTTAAGCTTCCAGCAGGTGATCCTCTTTATGAGCCTCAGTTTGTATTTAATTTTTCCAAAAGTTACTGGCATCAAATGTTACGTCGTTATTCCCGAGGCGACGAAATTAGTGAATTGTCTCAGTATTTTTCGCCATTACTAGATGCATGGGAAGAATCTGAACGATTAGGCAAAGATATCTGGACAGAAGAGCAGCAATATACTCGTCATGTTTGGGCCGTGAATCTGGATCATTACATTGTTTGTTTCTGGCTTGTGGGTTTGGCTTTGGCTCTATCTATTCCAGAGGAGCAATGGCAACGATTATTAGCATTGATAGGAAATGAGGGACAGGATGAATTATTGGATCGTGTTATTGCTTCACGCCAGTCAGGGCGGAAGATAGGTTCTCGGCTTTGTCACCCTAAGCCTTATCAGCGGCTACTTGATGCGGTGAATGCCCCTGTTGATGAGCAAGCCAAGCGATTGTTTGTATTTGTAGACAAATGGTACAAAGAGCTGAATCGCCCTGCCAAGAAGGGCTTGTCTGCGGATGCCGCCATGTATGAGCGCCCATATTGGTATACCTATGGAGATCGTAATTTTGAAGGGGGAGCGTATTTTGGTCGCTGGTGTGTAGAGGCCGTTGCTGTGGTTAAGGCCTTGGGTTTAGATGACTCCCAATGTTTAGGTCACGAGCATTATCCGGGCGATTTATTAAGACCTGACGGGCCAAGTACCCACCCTATGGCGGAGATAAGCATTGCACTTCCAGAGGCGATTGACGAACCTAAACGCGGATTCTTCTCAAAATTATTTAGGCGTAAATAA
- a CDS encoding hemagglutinin repeat-containing protein: MTNLNADSSQNYLGVNKVSITKTSSISHSGSTLNAGGDIQISAVGDKASQLNVLGSHLNAGKTLTLESGNDTRVEGAVVSGSKIVADIGGDLKLASRQDSSQFDSKQSSASASVTAGAGVSGSASISQDKMKSDYAAVTEQSGLFAGKDGFEIKVKNNTDLNGAVIASKSDDNTLSTGTLTQKDINNHAEYSASSIGIGGGFSMGGTDKKAADGKSGDQAASPAGSKLYDAGPSGVTSTAPVALSAGDNGTSTTKSAIATAKITITDEAKQKELTGKTAAEPIASLSRDTDGAQQQLANDFKPEKINELFSATKTFLQEGNTFMANRTAEADAAKKALDGTSASLKAEQAKPQDQQNQALISQLKDQVISLDGQKTEADRWTPGGDYGRAMTALQAAVGGNVSGGATGLLQNASVAYLQSLGAEKIKDIADSFQTKKGEENQTSQNVRAALHAIASCAGAAATSSNCSSAAVGAASSVVINNVLSEIENTNADKMTASEKEKRKNLVGSIITGIVAATDGNAAAANNAAQIEMENNALTFLKGTTARVKTVATSTADFLAKPQGKVTRTEIDGELAKLKTLASKGDLSVQESLNLSSLWIAVVTRAESEKLMTSSEGANSKEFMRAAITSMAFGGSNTSLKSPKSETGPELPSTTGTATKYNKSDGVANVGAASQLRQDLAKKEGIPRGVENIWGANKNDLKKAYEMDGYATHDEAALKGTSGNAQVFKVDNHPLVRKVQFSPASEDSIHKGQYYKVTYEDGSIGKIIEPTTYKKYDPAENKGRVVYFNPDGQIIIPLDKYGKNWRVK; the protein is encoded by the coding sequence TTGACGAACCTAAACGCGGATTCTTCTCAAAATTATTTAGGCGTAAATAAGGTATCTATCACTAAAACCAGCAGCATCAGCCACAGCGGCAGTACTTTAAACGCCGGTGGCGATATTCAAATCTCGGCGGTGGGCGATAAAGCCAGCCAGCTAAACGTGCTAGGCAGCCATCTCAACGCAGGTAAAACCCTGACGCTGGAATCCGGCAACGACACCCGCGTAGAAGGCGCCGTGGTCAGTGGCAGTAAAATCGTTGCCGACATTGGTGGCGATTTAAAACTCGCCAGCCGCCAAGACAGCAGTCAGTTTGATAGCAAGCAAAGTAGCGCCAGTGCGAGTGTAACGGCGGGGGCGGGCGTATCGGGCAGCGCCAGCATCAGTCAGGACAAAATGAAATCTGACTATGCCGCCGTCACCGAGCAAAGCGGCTTGTTTGCAGGCAAAGATGGCTTTGAGATTAAGGTTAAAAACAATACCGATTTAAACGGCGCGGTGATTGCCAGCAAATCGGACGACAACACCCTCAGCACCGGCACGCTCACCCAAAAAGACATTAACAACCATGCTGAATATAGCGCTAGCAGCATCGGCATTGGCGGTGGCTTTAGCATGGGCGGAACGGATAAAAAGGCAGCAGACGGCAAAAGTGGCGATCAGGCTGCCAGCCCAGCGGGTAGCAAACTCTACGACGCAGGCCCAAGTGGCGTCACATCCACTGCGCCCGTCGCCCTTAGCGCTGGGGATAATGGTACAAGCACCACCAAAAGTGCCATCGCCACAGCCAAAATTACCATCACCGACGAAGCCAAGCAGAAAGAGCTGACCGGCAAAACCGCTGCAGAACCCATCGCCAGCCTGAGCCGCGACACCGATGGTGCTCAGCAACAACTCGCCAACGATTTCAAGCCTGAAAAAATCAACGAGCTATTCAGTGCCACCAAAACCTTCCTGCAAGAAGGCAACACCTTTATGGCCAACCGCACGGCTGAGGCGGATGCTGCGAAGAAAGCTCTGGACGGCACATCGGCCAGCTTAAAAGCAGAACAAGCCAAGCCACAAGATCAGCAAAATCAGGCGCTGATCAGTCAGCTGAAAGATCAGGTCATTAGTCTGGACGGGCAAAAAACCGAAGCAGATAGATGGACGCCTGGTGGAGACTACGGCCGCGCCATGACCGCACTGCAAGCCGCAGTGGGTGGCAATGTCAGCGGCGGCGCAACAGGCCTGCTACAAAACGCCTCTGTGGCTTACCTGCAAAGCTTGGGCGCTGAAAAAATCAAAGACATCGCCGACAGTTTCCAGACCAAGAAGGGAGAAGAAAACCAAACCAGCCAAAACGTCCGCGCCGCCCTGCACGCCATCGCCTCCTGCGCCGGAGCTGCGGCAACGAGTAGCAACTGCAGTAGTGCCGCAGTGGGAGCCGCTTCCAGTGTCGTCATCAACAACGTCTTATCAGAAATTGAAAACACCAACGCAGATAAGATGACGGCCAGTGAAAAGGAGAAACGTAAGAATCTGGTCGGCTCCATCATCACCGGCATTGTTGCAGCAACGGATGGCAATGCAGCGGCCGCGAATAATGCGGCTCAGATTGAGATGGAGAATAATGCGTTAACATTTTTAAAAGGGACGACTGCGAGAGTTAAAACTGTTGCTACAAGTACGGCAGATTTTTTGGCTAAGCCTCAGGGTAAAGTAACAAGAACTGAAATTGATGGCGAATTGGCGAAGCTTAAAACATTGGCAAGTAAAGGTGATTTATCAGTGCAAGAGTCTCTTAATTTGAGTTCTTTATGGATTGCTGTTGTTACTCGTGCAGAGTCGGAAAAATTAATGACCTCAAGCGAGGGGGCTAATTCTAAGGAATTTATGCGTGCTGCGATTACTTCAATGGCGTTTGGAGGTAGTAATACTTCCTTGAAGTCGCCAAAAAGTGAGACGGGGCCAGAATTGCCAAGTACAACAGGGACAGCAACAAAATATAATAAATCTGATGGGGTAGCTAATGTAGGGGCCGCATCTCAACTTCGTCAAGACTTGGCAAAGAAAGAAGGAATTCCAAGGGGGGTGGAAAATATTTGGGGAGCAAATAAAAACGATTTGAAAAAAGCTTATGAAATGGATGGATATGCCACACATGATGAAGCAGCTTTAAAGGGTACCTCTGGCAATGCACAGGTTTTTAAAGTTGACAATCATCCTTTGGTTCGCAAAGTGCAGTTTAGTCCTGCTAGTGAGGACTCAATACATAAAGGACAGTACTATAAAGTTACTTATGAAGATGGATCAATAGGGAAAATAATCGAACCTACAACTTATAAAAAGTATGATCCCGCTGAAAATAAAGGGCGAGTGGTATATTTTAATCCTGATGGACAAATTATTATTCCGCTTGATAAGTATGGAAAAAATTGGAGAGTGAAATGA
- a CDS encoding hemagglutinin repeat-containing protein — MAEQPMECRKTFTLISGGGTNLRGATVTGQQEVIADIKGNLNVESLQDISQFDNKQIGGSASVMIGYGSASASGSASGSYDKTHNDYAAVSEQSGIFAGKDGFDIKVKNNTDLTGAVIVSSSDSNKLSTGTLTQKDISNHAETDAISLGGGLDFSSSGKEQTSQTKGADQSNVSASAPSVMGAQESDSSSTKSAISKGQITLTDDAKQKELTGQTAAETIASLNHDTDGAQQKLANHFD; from the coding sequence TTGGCCGAACAGCCAATGGAGTGCCGGAAAACATTCACCCTGATTTCTGGGGGAGGCACCAACCTACGCGGAGCAACGGTTACAGGCCAGCAAGAAGTGATTGCAGATATCAAAGGCAATTTAAATGTTGAAAGCTTGCAAGACATTAGTCAATTCGACAATAAGCAAATAGGGGGCAGTGCCAGTGTCATGATTGGCTATGGCAGTGCAAGTGCAAGTGGGAGTGCCAGCGGTTCCTATGATAAAACGCATAATGACTATGCTGCGGTAAGTGAGCAGAGTGGCATCTTTGCGGGCAAAGACGGCTTTGATATCAAGGTTAAAAACAATACCGATCTGACAGGGGCTGTGATTGTCAGTAGTAGTGACTCCAACAAACTCAGCACCGGCACGCTCACGCAAAAAGACATCAGCAACCACGCCGAGACCGACGCCATCAGCTTAGGTGGCGGGCTTGATTTTAGTTCGTCAGGCAAAGAGCAAACGTCTCAAACCAAGGGCGCTGATCAATCTAATGTAAGTGCAAGCGCACCGTCTGTAATGGGCGCACAAGAGAGCGACAGTAGCAGCACGAAGAGCGCGATTAGCAAGGGCCAGATCACCCTGACGGATGATGCAAAACAAAAAGAGCTGACCGGCCAAACCGCCGCCGAAACCATCGCCAGCCTGAATCACGACACGGACGGTGCACAGCAAAAACTGGCCAACCACTTTGATTAA
- a CDS encoding VENN motif pre-toxin domain-containing protein, with protein sequence MAAAKALVQETGHFMANRAADADKATAALEQAKDQGASDSILKQLTAAKADADKWTPGGEYGRAMTVLQVAVGGNVTGGMSGLLQNATVSYLQSIGAEKIKAIADSFQEKKGTEDATSGTLRAALHAIASCAGAAATSSNCSSAAVGAASSVVINNVLSEIESTNADKMTASEKEKRKNLVGSLIAGIAEATGGNAAAANNAAQIEMENNYLNPTQIEEKSKALASAKSPDERKKIQDEYDLISKNQNQTALKKLMAQELAVMTPVEYSQLSLELKQLAASPACDAGCKADASHGFATLDDYLSRYRKADEQKKLQPLVDDVGNIILMLLPVNRVMGVLKSPSTLISVLKEEAFAAKFNFAYKKAPEAKLEVDLIADKIAETFGGRVAKSPIKSKERAIYKIENDYFGDVSKIKDLARNTIIIDSDQISRVTSDLIKNGANVKIVNGADDLLGYSGVNATVKTKSGIFAEIQVNSPEMIFAKEPEALARGLLGDRLYDSISATSGVPGGLGHKFYERWRVLDQNSSEAKIIQKQSKAYYEAIRSKNGH encoded by the coding sequence ATGGCTGCGGCCAAAGCGTTGGTTCAGGAAACGGGCCATTTTATGGCTAATCGTGCTGCGGATGCGGATAAAGCCACTGCCGCGCTTGAGCAAGCAAAAGATCAAGGCGCAAGTGATAGCATTCTGAAGCAACTTACTGCAGCCAAAGCCGATGCAGATAAATGGACCCCAGGCGGCGAATACGGCCGCGCCATGACGGTGCTGCAAGTGGCCGTGGGCGGCAATGTCACTGGCGGCATGAGTGGTCTGCTACAAAACGCCACCGTCAGCTATCTGCAAAGCATCGGCGCTGAAAAAATAAAAGCCATCGCCGACAGCTTTCAAGAAAAGAAAGGCACAGAAGATGCCACCAGCGGAACCCTCCGCGCCGCCCTGCACGCCATCGCCTCCTGCGCCGGAGCTGCTGCAACCAGTAGCAACTGCAGCAGCGCCGCCGTGGGAGCGGCTTCCAGTGTAGTTATCAACAACGTCCTGTCTGAAATCGAAAGCACCAACGCAGACAAAATGACGGCTAGTGAAAAGGAGAAACGTAAGAATCTGGTAGGCAGTTTGATTGCGGGGATTGCAGAAGCAACAGGGGGCAATGCAGCTGCAGCGAATAATGCGGCGCAGATTGAGATGGAGAATAATTATCTTAATCCGACTCAGATTGAAGAGAAGTCAAAGGCCCTTGCAAGTGCTAAGTCACCAGATGAGCGTAAAAAAATACAAGATGAGTATGATTTGATAAGTAAAAACCAAAATCAAACGGCTCTGAAGAAATTAATGGCTCAAGAACTGGCCGTGATGACTCCCGTTGAATATTCTCAGTTGTCACTAGAGTTAAAGCAATTAGCTGCAAGCCCTGCATGTGATGCAGGGTGTAAAGCCGATGCAAGTCACGGCTTTGCAACTTTGGATGATTACTTAAGTCGCTATCGTAAGGCAGATGAGCAGAAAAAATTACAACCATTGGTTGATGATGTTGGCAATATAATTTTAATGCTATTGCCCGTTAATAGGGTTATGGGGGTTTTGAAATCGCCAAGTACTTTAATATCAGTATTGAAAGAAGAGGCTTTTGCCGCTAAGTTTAATTTCGCATATAAGAAGGCTCCTGAAGCAAAATTGGAAGTGGATCTTATTGCTGACAAAATAGCTGAAACTTTCGGCGGTCGCGTTGCAAAATCTCCGATTAAATCAAAAGAAAGAGCAATATATAAAATAGAAAATGATTATTTTGGAGATGTTTCAAAAATTAAAGATTTGGCTAGAAATACAATTATTATTGATTCAGATCAGATCAGTAGAGTGACTTCTGATCTAATAAAGAACGGTGCAAATGTTAAAATTGTTAATGGTGCTGATGATTTGCTAGGGTATAGTGGAGTTAATGCTACTGTTAAAACTAAGTCTGGAATTTTTGCTGAAATCCAGGTTAATTCACCTGAAATGATTTTTGCAAAAGAACCAGAGGCTTTAGCAAGGGGGTTGTTGGGTGATCGACTCTATGATTCTATTTCTGCTACTTCAGGAGTGCCTGGTGGTTTGGGGCATAAATTTTATGAGAGATGGAGAGTTTTGGATCAAAATAGCAGTGAAGCAAAAATTATTCAAAAACAAAGCAAGGCTTACTATGAGGCGATAAGGAGTAAAAATGGGCATTGA
- a CDS encoding GTP pyrophosphokinase: MNYLDEAISLACCAHKGQVDKAGSPYILHPLRLMLKFDDENLKIISVLHDVIEDSSVTIDDLRCLGFSDLIVQAIDCLSKRPDEVYEDFISRVSINELARRVKIEDIKDNLDLTRLFSLGENDFSRINKYHKALNILISADRLRFKSSN, from the coding sequence ATGAACTATTTAGATGAAGCAATTTCTTTAGCGTGTTGCGCACATAAGGGACAGGTTGATAAAGCTGGGAGCCCCTATATTTTGCATCCGCTACGATTAATGTTAAAATTTGATGATGAAAATCTAAAAATTATTAGTGTTTTACATGATGTAATCGAAGATAGTAGCGTAACGATTGATGATTTAAGGTGTCTTGGTTTTTCTGACTTAATAGTGCAGGCTATTGACTGTTTATCAAAACGTCCTGATGAAGTATACGAAGATTTTATTTCTAGGGTCTCGATAAATGAGTTGGCTAGGCGAGTTAAAATTGAGGATATTAAAGATAATTTGGATTTAACTAGGCTTTTTTCTTTGGGGGAGAATGATTTTAGTAGGATTAATAAGTATCACAAGGCATTGAATATATTGATAAGTGCTGACCGGCTTCGTTTTAAAAGCAGCAATTAA
- a CDS encoding hemagglutinin repeat-containing protein: MLTGFVLKAAIKFCRAIASDHDWAGGRTGYLDKQSTQQNISSISAGGTALVVAGDRLSLVGTNVHAGKDLTLQGASVQIEAVKERLAGDDQRAGNDKYDRHAFSKESLQGGSITAGQNLNIKAAGPDGNFTLKGADLLAEKGQLSLAAKKDIELASIDLTQTDTQETYRHSRGWFSSSTSTTYDFSRTTQAVGNSLSGNSINVQAGKDIKVNGSAIAATQDVQLLAGNDVKITAGTNSSKDIHDRKESKSGLFSGGGFGFTYGKQEQQTHTDADGSIQSQNRSLVGSEQGKLTIQAGNAVQVTGSDLSALAGDIALKGKQVTVDPGQDRHQSTETQTFKQSGITVAVSAPALTMLQAAQTVAESAKTAGESKDSRVKALSVGTAALAAKNGIDAAKAAAADPKSVSVSITYGESKSESTTKTSSISHSGSTLNAGGDIQISAVGDKASQLNVLGSEINAKGNIKLKSDGDINLQSALDESEQHSKNSSSSWGAGVAITFGQGGASYGVTANGSLSRGHADGKDTAQQNSHINAGKTLALESGNDTRIEGAVVSGNKIVADIGGDLKLASRQDTSQFDSKQSSVSASVTVGVGVSGSASISQDKMKSDYAAVTEQSGLFAGKDGFEIKVKNNTDLNGAVIASKSDDNTLSTGTLTQKDINNHAEYSASSIGIGGGFSLGGTEKKPEDGKAPSTDQAAAPAGNKLYDAGPSGVTPTAPVALSAGDNGTSTTKSAIATAKITITDEAKQKELTGKTAAETIASLSRDTDGAQQQLTNDFKPEKINELFSATKTFLQEGNTFMANRTAEADAAKKALAENTDPNAEKALKDNLTEANRWTPGGDYGRAMTALQVAVGGNVSGGATGLLQNASVAYLQSLGAEKIKEIANSFQTVKGEENQTSQNVRAALHAIASCAGAAATSSNCSSAAVGAASSVVINNVLSEIENTNADKMTASEKEKRKNLVGSIITGIVAATDGNAAAANNAAQIEMQNNMLANARQIDRIKQLAKGDKNKEVRLLAAACAQLKCTAGLAKDDPNYSIYSALESLGKTDALKGERELLAKQTDPVQLVYLGGSAELPIFGQYSDPMAWQDAASRNQLGTRVMGSVQAVGGAAEIVGAVGLATTCGTVVGCVASSALATSGADNLHTGVKTAVDGKATNTVGAQIIQQVLGTNPETSELLYAAMQLGASPSAVSKLEKALDANLVGKAWESSKILNAGEVTASGKGFISTQQITTQGVPAALNQAELTQLSKLSRLDTGQAGALRETVADAYFSRNGFTALDGKCGSNCFDGVYFKGDQVIINEVKPLNANNSIKLTGPNPTTALPPQMSDQWIRSRANELSRSGDPAKATTGSAILKALDNGTLVKMVSGVDSVGMTMVKLK, encoded by the coding sequence GTGCTGACCGGCTTCGTTTTAAAAGCAGCAATTAAATTTTGCCGTGCTATAGCCTCCGACCACGATTGGGCGGGTGGGCGCACGGGTTATCTGGATAAGCAATCCACCCAGCAAAATATCAGCAGCATCAGCGCAGGCGGCACGGCCCTTGTGGTGGCGGGTGATCGCCTTAGCCTAGTAGGCACAAATGTGCATGCCGGAAAGGATTTAACCCTGCAAGGCGCCAGCGTACAGATCGAAGCCGTAAAAGAGCGCTTGGCCGGGGACGACCAGCGCGCAGGCAATGATAAGTACGATCGGCATGCGTTTAGTAAGGAAAGCTTACAAGGTGGCAGCATCACGGCGGGCCAAAATCTAAACATTAAAGCAGCAGGCCCTGATGGCAATTTCACTCTGAAAGGCGCAGATCTGCTGGCAGAGAAAGGCCAATTGAGCTTAGCGGCTAAAAAAGATATTGAGCTGGCTTCGATCGACCTAACGCAGACCGATACGCAAGAAACCTACCGCCATAGCCGTGGCTGGTTCTCTAGCTCTACCTCCACCACTTACGACTTTAGCCGAACCACTCAGGCGGTTGGCAATAGCTTGTCTGGCAATAGTATTAATGTCCAGGCAGGCAAGGATATCAAAGTCAACGGGAGTGCCATTGCTGCAACCCAAGACGTGCAATTATTGGCAGGCAACGACGTTAAAATCACCGCAGGCACCAATAGCAGCAAGGATATTCACGATAGAAAAGAAAGCAAATCGGGCCTCTTTAGCGGTGGTGGGTTTGGCTTTACTTACGGCAAGCAAGAGCAACAAACCCATACCGATGCCGATGGCAGTATTCAAAGCCAGAACCGCAGCCTAGTAGGCAGCGAGCAGGGCAAGCTGACGATTCAGGCGGGCAATGCAGTTCAGGTTACTGGCAGTGATCTATCAGCGCTGGCTGGGGATATTGCACTGAAAGGCAAGCAAGTGACGGTAGACCCGGGGCAGGATCGCCATCAAAGCACCGAAACCCAAACCTTTAAACAAAGCGGTATTACCGTGGCGGTGAGCGCGCCCGCGCTGACCATGCTGCAAGCCGCACAAACAGTGGCGGAGTCAGCAAAAACAGCGGGCGAATCCAAAGATAGCCGTGTAAAAGCGCTATCAGTGGGCACGGCTGCACTGGCCGCTAAAAACGGCATTGATGCAGCTAAAGCTGCTGCTGCAGATCCTAAATCGGTAAGCGTAAGCATCACTTATGGCGAGTCGAAATCTGAAAGTACCACCAAAACCAGCAGCATAAGCCACAGCGGCAGCACATTAAATGCCGGTGGCGATATTCAAATCTCGGCGGTGGGTGATAAAGCCAGCCAGCTGAATGTGCTGGGTAGCGAGATCAATGCCAAAGGCAATATCAAGCTGAAATCGGATGGCGATATCAACTTGCAATCGGCGCTGGATGAGAGCGAGCAACACAGCAAAAACAGCAGCTCCAGCTGGGGTGCGGGTGTTGCGATTACCTTTGGGCAAGGCGGCGCCAGCTATGGCGTCACCGCCAACGGCAGCCTGAGCCGTGGCCATGCCGATGGCAAAGATACTGCCCAGCAAAATAGCCATATCAACGCAGGTAAAACCCTGGCGCTGGAATCGGGCAACGACACCCGCATCGAAGGCGCAGTGGTCAGTGGCAATAAAATTGTTGCCGACATCGGCGGCGATTTAAAACTCGCCAGCCGCCAGGACACCAGCCAGTTTGACAGCAAGCAAAGCAGCGTAAGCGCCAGCGTAACAGTGGGTGTGGGCGTATCGGGCAGCGCCAGCATCAGTCAGGACAAAATGAAATCTGACTATGCGGCGGTCACCGAGCAAAGCGGCTTATTTGCAGGCAAAGATGGCTTTGAGATTAAGGTTAAAAACAACACTGATCTAAACGGCGCAGTGATCGCCAGTAAGTCGGACGACAATACCCTCAGCACTGGCACGCTCACGCAAAAAGACATCAATAACCACGCTGAATACAGCGCCAGCAGCATCGGCATTGGCGGTGGCTTTAGCCTAGGCGGTACCGAGAAAAAACCAGAAGACGGCAAAGCCCCAAGCACAGATCAAGCCGCCGCCCCTGCTGGAAATAAACTCTACGACGCAGGCCCAAGTGGCGTCACACCCACTGCGCCCGTCGCACTCAGCGCTGGGGACAATGGCACGAGCACCACCAAAAGTGCCATCGCCACCGCCAAAATTACGATTACCGACGAAGCCAAGCAAAAAGAGCTGACCGGCAAAACCGCCGCAGAAACCATCGCCAGCCTAAGTCGCGACACCGATGGCGCGCAGCAACAACTCACCAACGATTTCAAACCTGAAAAAATCAACGAGCTATTCAGCGCCACCAAAACCTTCCTGCAAGAAGGCAACACCTTTATGGCCAACCGCACGGCTGAGGCGGATGCGGCGAAAAAAGCACTGGCAGAAAACACCGATCCAAATGCAGAAAAAGCCTTAAAAGATAATCTGACCGAAGCCAATAGATGGACACCCGGCGGCGACTACGGCCGCGCCATGACCGCACTGCAAGTTGCCGTGGGTGGCAATGTCAGCGGTGGTGCAACAGGCCTGCTGCAAAACGCCTCTGTGGCTTACCTGCAAAGCTTGGGCGCTGAAAAGATCAAAGAAATAGCCAATAGCTTCCAGACAGTAAAGGGAGAAGAAAACCAAACCAGCCAAAACGTCCGCGCCGCCCTACACGCCATCGCCTCCTGCGCCGGAGCTGCGGCAACGAGCAGCAACTGCAGCAGCGCCGCTGTGGGCGCGGCTTCCAGCGTCGTCATCAATAACGTCCTGTCTGAAATTGAAAACACCAACGCAGATAAGATGACGGCCAGTGAAAAGGAGAAACGTAAGAATCTGGTCGGTTCCATCATCACCGGCATTGTTGCGGCAACAGATGGCAATGCCGCGGCTGCGAATAATGCGGCGCAGATTGAGATGCAGAATAATATGCTGGCTAATGCTCGGCAGATTGATCGCATCAAACAACTGGCAAAAGGGGATAAAAACAAAGAAGTCCGCCTGTTGGCTGCTGCATGCGCACAGCTTAAATGCACCGCTGGTTTGGCTAAAGATGACCCTAATTATTCGATTTATTCCGCTCTTGAATCGTTGGGGAAAACTGATGCGCTCAAAGGGGAGCGTGAATTGCTCGCCAAACAGACGGATCCTGTTCAGTTGGTTTATTTGGGTGGCTCTGCTGAATTGCCAATTTTCGGCCAATACTCCGATCCGATGGCTTGGCAGGATGCGGCTAGTCGAAATCAGCTTGGCACACGGGTCATGGGGAGTGTGCAAGCGGTTGGGGGCGCTGCAGAGATTGTGGGGGCAGTAGGGCTTGCAACAACGTGTGGAACCGTTGTGGGTTGCGTTGCATCAAGTGCCCTCGCTACCTCTGGTGCAGATAATTTGCACACAGGTGTTAAAACAGCTGTCGATGGAAAAGCTACAAATACAGTTGGTGCTCAGATCATTCAGCAAGTGTTGGGGACCAACCCTGAAACGTCTGAGTTGCTTTATGCTGCAATGCAGCTGGGCGCATCGCCATCTGCCGTATCTAAGTTGGAAAAGGCTTTAGATGCAAATCTCGTTGGCAAAGCATGGGAATCGTCCAAGATCCTTAATGCGGGTGAGGTCACAGCATCTGGCAAAGGCTTTATCTCGACGCAACAAATCACCACGCAAGGCGTGCCTGCTGCACTGAATCAGGCAGAATTGACGCAGTTGAGTAAATTGAGTCGTTTGGATACAGGGCAAGCCGGTGCTTTACGCGAAACAGTGGCTGATGCCTATTTCTCACGTAATGGATTTACTGCGCTGGATGGAAAATGTGGGAGCAATTGTTTCGATGGCGTTTATTTCAAAGGCGATCAGGTGATAATTAATGAAGTGAAACCTTTGAATGCGAATAATTCGATCAAATTGACGGGGCCGAATCCGACTACCGCACTGCCACCACAGATGTCGGATCAGTGGATCCGTAGCCGTGCAAATGAGCTTTCAAGATCTGGAGATCCAGCAAAGGCGACGACAGGTAGTGCAATTCTGAAGGCCCTTGATAATGGCACGCTGGTTAAAATGGTATCTGGCGTTGATAGTGTTGGTATGACAATGGTGAAACTGAAATGA